One Capra hircus breed San Clemente chromosome 3, ASM170441v1, whole genome shotgun sequence genomic window, GTATTAGATATCATGCCTACAGTGACCCTCTGGAGTCAATATTATTATCCCAGTTTACAAATaagtaaactgaggcccaggaaggtTATGTGAAATGCTCAAGATAATAGGACGAGTAAGGGGTGGAGTCCAGCTCAGACTCTGGGCCTCTTGGGTCGCAGTCTGGTGCTCTTTGCCCAGCACCACCGCCAGCGCCGTCCTTCCTGCTGGTTCCTATTGGTAAATCAGTCCCTGCACCATGTTCTTGCGCTCAGTCATTCACGCAACAGGCAGCTCCCATCTCAGTCTGGTACCTGCAATTCTTTCTGCCCCAGAGCAGTGGTTTTCAGATTCTTCCCAGAGCCTCAAGTGTAGACACATAGTAAGGATGTGgaggagctcagtggtaaagaatccgcctgtaatgcaggagacacaggagacatgggtttgatccctgggttgggaagatcccctggagaagggcatggcaacccactccagcattcttgcctgtagaatcccatggacagaggagcctgggggctacagtccatgggctcacaaaaagtcggacacagctgagcgagtTAGCATGCGCACATACACTCAAGGACGTGGAGTGTGggcccagggacagagcaggCGGTGGGGCTTCTGGGCCTTCACCTCTGTGGTTTTGAACTGATCtggttttatattattattattattactgactgtgctgggtttcgttgctgtgcaggggttttctctagttgccatgcaCAGACTTCTCATGCTAGTGGCTTCTCATACAGAGCTCTAGGCTCTcagccttcagtagttgcagcccatgggctcagtagttgtagctcatgggcttagttgacccatggcatgggggatcttcccggaccagggattgaacctgtgtccccagcattggcaggcggattcttaacctctggaccaccagggaggtcctgatACGGTTTTATATTGAGTTTGTATTTAAGATTTCATTGTGTGGTGGGGGGCAGAGTGCCAATGCTAAACTCAAAGATTGGCTCTGGGATAGAGAAAGGGCACATaaccattaggctcctctgttggAGCCCTTTTATACCTTGAAAGCCTCCCTGATCTCCTCCATCCACAGGCAGCCAGAGGGACCAGGAGCAGTATGACTGGTCTCCCAAGGCTGCCTTCTATAACAGCAGCTAGAAGATCACCTGAGAGCACCGCTTGAAAAGCTAGGGTTCCTCTGTTCCCCCAACATCAGGACTCTGTCCTGGGGCTGGAGTTGGGGTGAGGAATTTATGCATCCCTTTATGCATCTCCCCAAGGCTCCTCTCTAGGAATAGCCGATAAGAACCCGGAAGTGCCTGACATCTATACATTTGACATCTGACCTTTCTTGGACACATCGGAACCCGACTCAGGGTCAGTCTCCTGGGCCTCATGTCACCCTTTTTACCTCCCAGAACATGTCTTCTGGTATAAGAGCCCTAGCCCTTAGTTGAGTTCAGCCTCTGTCTCTGCCCTGGGTATCTTGAGTGAAAAATGAGAACAGGGTAGAATTCTTCCCCTGCAGTTGTCTGCAGATGAAGGAGGTGCTGTCTCTCtgtgaaagaaagctgagtcaggGCCTGCTGACAGCCTGGCAGATGCTCATCTCACCTGCACCGCCCCCCTCCTCCACCCTTTAGCCCCAGGCACCTGCAGTAGGGACGCTGGGCTAGACTCAGCCTGCAGGAGCCTCCCTGTGCTGATTCTTGGCTTCTGAGAGCCCAGAGACAATAGGGTTGTGTGAACTTGCTCCCTTAGGTTTGGCTGTGTGACTTCTGTTGGTGTCCCTATCCTCCCCATGttctgcatgaaaaaaaaaaaaagtatatctgGATTAGAGATGAATGGGACATTGTTCCAGCCAGCCTCAGAGCCAGTGGACAAAGAAGACTTGTGAGAACCAGGGCAgggtcctctcccctcccctggaTGTTTCATTCTCCCCATGAGAAAGGAAGAGTTTACCTCTGTGGAATGGCCGTGAGCTTACCATCCTGTAAGGGCGTGGGGGTGGGCAGCCTCTTTCCCCTATACCTCCGTGAGGGTAGGAGTAGGACCCACTTGGCTTCTTTGGTGCCGCAGAGCTGACGATGAGTGAAAAACGTGGTTCCAAAAGCCACACCTCATTCAtaactgttttctgttttttctctagGAAGGCTGACTTGATATAGTAATCTTCTGTGCCATGATTTCCTAAAATAACTTTTCTATTTCCCTAGCTTCAAAAGAAAGTCATGATTAGTGGGGGAAACTTGAAAGAGTATAGGAAAgcataaaggagaagaaaaattaatTCTACCACCTAGAGGTAACCACTGTTGAAGTAGTAGGCTTTGTGTTCTTTCTGTTTGTGTTTGGTTTAATTTTGGGCCGACTCTGAATGTTTTCTCAGGGAGCTTTCTTTTCATGGAACATTGAATTGTTGAAAACCAGAGGAGGGGTCACTTTGAAATTGTCCACCTGCTCCTTTTCTTAAAGTTGAGGATCCAGGTCTGGAGGTACTGACTTGCACCTGGACACACCGTTGACCGCACTTGAGGCCAGACTAAGGCCCACCTCCTGGTCCAGAGTCCTTATCCTGGGTCCTGCAGACCTGCACAGCTCAGCCAGCTGTCCTGCCTTCTTGAGCATTTCAGTACCTTTGAGATTCTTACGACTGCTACACCTCTTCCCCATCAGGTAACTGTGGCTGACATGGGCCAGGCCTAAGGAGAGAGCCCGGGGCAGGTCTCTTGGGTAGACCAGGCAGGAAGTGGTTAGGTCTTTGATGTTGCAAGAGAAAAATGCTTCTTACCTAGTTGCACATTCTTCCCCGCTGCTTGTGCTGCCTTGGCAACCTTCAAAGCATCGCCCCTGCTGAGAGGTATGTGGCTGGTAGCCAGGATTCTTTCTGATGTAAGAAGAGATGTTTCCATCTCATTCTATCCCTGTTTTCTCAGGTGGGGGCTGTGGGCCTCCGCACTCCACCCCTGATTAGCAGGTAGGAATTAGAAGCGTGGACACTGGATCCAGAATACTTGTGTCCTAATTCTACCACTTGCTACCTTTATGACCTTGGTTAAATCacttaatgggcttcccaagtggaatctatctgccagtgcaggagatgcgagttcagttcctgggttgggaagatcccctggagaagaaaatggcaacccactccagtattcttgcctggagaatcccatggacagaggagcctagtgggctgcagtctacaggaccgcaaagagtcagacacgacttagcagttGAGCATGCAAATCATTTAACCtctgccttagtttcttcatatgTAAAACAGGGAGGTAATAGTATCTAACTCATCAAGTATGAGATGCatattgttgtttgttgtttaatttctaagttgtgttcaccaggctcctctgtccatgggatttcccaggcaagcgtactggagtggattgccatttttcttctccaggggatcttcccgattcagggatggaacccttgtctcccacactggcaggtggattctttgccagtgagccaccagggaagccccatgaggcACATAGTTAATGTGAGGGGTGTTTGCCATCATCAGCTATGAGTCTgggctttttcttccttctcgtGAGCTTTGTCTTCTCTAGCATTCCCTCTTCCCATCAGTATGTGATGACCTTTGGCTGATATGGGGTCGATGAAGTTTACACCCTGAGTTTCCTGTCTGCCCTCATCTCCCAGGAGCCAaccttccctccttctctgtaGCCTCAGGGAGGTACCTCTGCTTTGGGGGCTGTCCTCTCCCCACCAGCTCAGACCGCGGTTCTTTctggatcctcccaacccatggTGCCTCTAAGTCTCACTTTCCTCCTCTTGAAGTTCTTCCCCTCCTGTCAAACCTGCCTTGTTGAAAGGACCTGCCTTTAGTCGTTTATACCTCTGCCTGATTAGGCACCCAGTTACGCCTTCCAAGACGAGGTACACTTTAAGCCTTGTGAAAGGAACCTTTGAGAGACAGGACTGTACTCTACCCACCTGATGTCAGCACTGGTGTTTCACCCCCTTCCCCGGTGGTGAGTCTGTCTTGCTGATAGCCCTGCTGGGCACCGCCACCACCCTTCTCCCTTACCTCTTCCTCGCTCCGTTGAAGTGGGCGGCGTGCCCGCCCATCTTCTGGCCTGTGGGGCCTCCAGCTCCAGCCAGcttctcccctcctttccctcGTGCCCTCTGACCGTGTCACTGCTCCCCACAGGATGGTCCTTTCCCACGGGGGCTCCCCACTTTTCAAGGGTGTCTGAGCTCCACTGGTTCAGCCACATACCAGCTGCTCCTGCATCCTTTCATGGTCCAGAGCTTGGAGGTGGGCGAACCTCCCTTTGAATTCTGACCCTGCCTGCTCCAGCATGGATGTCCCACTTCCATCAGGTCTCAAGTAGGAAAAATAATAGTACCAACCCCCTTGAATTACCGTGAGAGATAAATGGGTATtgtggtagttgctcagttgtgtctgactctgcagtcccgtggactatagcccgccaggctcctctgtccatggacttctccaggcaagaatactggagtgggttgccagtcccttctccaggggatcttcccaccccagggactgaactccagtctctggcattgcaggcagattctttaccatctgagccaccagggagggaagGCTTAACAGTAGCGCTCAGTTTAGTCAGTGCTCCATAAACGGTAGCCATGATTAATAATACCAGTACTGACAACTAACAGGGACACTTACCCTCTCCCTTTCACACGTCCCCAGACAATAGGCTACGACCCCATCATCTCGCCAGAGGTCTCAGCCTCCTTCGGTGTGCAGCAGCTGCCCCTGGAGCAGATCTGGCCTCTCTGTGACTTTATCACTGTGCACACACCTCTCCTGCCCTCCACCACAGGTAGGTGTGTGGGTTGACCACAGAAGCCGCCAACCAGGTAAGGGTGGGCCCTCAGTCTGGGCCTTCTGCCCACACTGGGGACCAGCTATGGTGGGAAGGTGGCCTCCAGACCCTGTAAGCATGGAGCACGGTGATGCTTTGTTACATGGCCTGGTATCAGATCAAGGAGGGGTGAGCTGGCTGGAAATGCACAGGGTCTGGGTGAACTAGGTCAACATGTAGGATCAATGACCCTGTGGATACTTCCTTGGACCACTGCCTGAAGCACTAACATCTCAGGGACATTTGAGATGTTTCTCAACTCAACTGAGTCTGGTCCAAATTCGTCACTAGGACTCCTGGCCCAGAGCATCTGAGAAGGGAGCAGTGAGACCAGAGAGCTTGTAGTCCCCCAGGAAGGAGGCGTGTGGGGAAGAGCCCGTGGTGGGGAAGGTGGGGCCTCCGGAGCCAGAGCAGGTGGTTCCCGACACCATCGCTGCAAGACAGCGTCTCCTTCCCTCCCAGGCCTGCTGAACGACAGCACCTTTGCCCAGTGCAAGAAGGGCGTGTGCGTGGTGAACTGTGCTCGAGGAGGGATCGTGGACGAAGGTGCCCTGCTCCGGGCCCTGCAGTCGGGTCAGTGTGCTGGCGCTGCACTGGATGTGTTCACGGAGGTAAGTGCCTGCTCAGCGTAGAGGGCAGGGGGGAGGTGGGAACAAAGGGCCTTGGGCTGGAAGCCCAGCTGAGCAAAGGCCTTGGCTTACTGTCTCTAGTGGGAGAAATTATGTTGCCAAAAATAACACCTCTGTGTCAGGAGGTAGGTAGTATTAACCCATCttacagataggaaaactgaggctcagagagatggagATGTGCCCAGAGCACATGAGTAGTAAGTGATGGAGCTGAGATTGGAATCCAGTCTCCGACTCTGTTCTGCTGTGATGGAGCATTCATGAGGAAGCCGATTATTACTGAGTCCGCTGACCACCGGGTGAAACAGAAGTAGGAGTTGGCATTgctcctgccctctcctcctccagtTCCTGAGGCAGTCCATAGCACCCCACCCAGAGATGTCTCTTTCTGGTCAGGAACCACCCCGGGACCGGGCCTTGGTGGACCATGAGAATGTCATCAGCTGCCCCCACCTGGGCGCCAGCACCAAGGAGGCCCAGAGTCGCTGCGGAGAGGAGATCGCCCTCCAGTTTGTGGACCTGATGAAGGGGAAGTCCCTGGCGGGGGTTGTAAGTATGCCTTGTGGGGCTGGGCCCAGAAGGAGAAGTCAGAGGAGGGCATGTTTTAGCTGGGAATGGGGACCCGGGGCTGAGCAGTGACCAGATTCAGCCCTGGGAGCCCAAGATAAGGCACTGCACTTGACAAGCGGAGTGCTCTGGGTGGGGCGGCAGGAGCTGCCCTGCAGTTTAGCCTTGAGAGCTGAGGCCCGGCACCCTGGAGCCAGCTTAGCTTGCTCTATTGTAGGCTTGCTGCTGAGAcactgggttttttttcccctgcaccaTGCCTCTGGAGAAAGGCTCCTTTGTTCTCTGCAGGCCTTGGGAGTGAAGGAGTGAGGCTGGCGTGATGGCGGGGTGCCCAAGGTTGGGTGAGTGGGGGGGACGGACCGAAGAGAAAGCCTTGATAGGGTGTTCTCACCTCGTCTCACTGTAACACTGAGCACATCTTTCATAACCTCCACTTAGAATCCTGCGCAGaggcccaccctgcccccacagcCTTCATCACCCCTGCTAAGGAACTCTCCACTCCCGCTGGCCCCTTAATTTCCCCAAATCGTGACTTCTTGACTGTGCTCTCAATGGGCCCTTCCTGGTCCTTTGTTTCTTCTCCAAGCTGAACCTGACTTACACTTCAAGTCCTGTCTCATTCATTCAGTCTTCAGATGGTCCCTAAGCTCCAGTGGGTGCCAGATGCTGTCATAGCCCTTTGGGGGCACAGGGGTGAATAAGGGGCGcaagtggcactagtagtaaagaacctgcctgccagttcaggagacgtaagagacgtgggttcaatccctgggttggcaagatcccttggaggagggcacagcaacccagtccagtattctttcctggagaatctcatggacagaggagcctggtgggctacaatccatagggtcgcaaaagagttggacatgactgaagcgccttGGCACAGCAGGGGTGCCAGGTGCTTCAGGGGGCTTGCCACCTGCCCCTTCACGAATATTTGCTTGGCCTGTCTCACTTCATCCTAATCCTTTTGCCATGAGCCACATTCTTGTTATTAAGATTTCATGAGTTTATATTTTAGTCCTTGATTATACTCTTTAAGTTttcagaggattaaaaaaaaaaatcaaagcaggatATAAGCTTTACTGCAGCTCATGTGGCTCTACCCCAAATACTTAACCAGTAATGaatgggggtgggcagggctagAGGGTGGTCCCTGACTTCCTGGCTGACCTTCAGCATAGGGCTTTTCGCTTCTGAGGACAGAGTTATGGCGGGAGAGACACAGGGTGCTTTGTTCAGCCCTTGTTTGAGAGCCCAACTCTCCAGGCCACCGTGACTGCTACACCCTGAGAAAGTAAGGGACCCATGAAATGTCCCCTTCTTACTTATGTGGTCAAATCTCAGCCAGATCGTTAAACTTAGTCTCAAATTAGGAACAAATGCCTGTTTTACCCTGCAGTGGCTCGGGCACAACAGGCATTGGTAAGAAAGACCTCCTtgtcacccaggaagccccactgTCCCTCCTTCTTTTCTGGGTCCTCTCCAGTTCCTTTCTGCTGTGACCTGAGGCACAGACTAGCCTGAGGATCAGGTTGGTGCCCGAATGCCTTGGCTCTTCCTGGAGCCTCCTGTTCATCTTCTAGAGAAGATAGATGCCCCTTTTAACTCGGCAGACCTGTGGCGAGCAGCGCCCTGGCCTGCGAGGGGAAGGAACCGGGCGTGGTGCGTGCCTGTGGGGCTTCTCCGGTGAGCGCTTTCCCACTGCCCGCTGCAGTTCTCACCCTCCAGCTGCCGCCTGGCCCTTCAGTTCTTCCCTCGAAGTTCTGGGATTCACGGCCCTTTCTTCTGTGCGCTTCACGGAGGATCAAAGGGGAGCCGGCCGTGGGGCACCGTCACACCCGGGACCTCCTTACACGGCAGGGTCTGCTGGGGAGTCCTGCCTCCTCGGCTGTTTCCATCATTATGAGTCCTTCTTCTTTAATTCTCTGCCAGTTTTCCCTGTGAAAACAGGAATAGAAACTTCCACGTTTTCCTCTCATTACATCTGCCTGATTGATTTGCATCCAACCCCAAGATTCTAATTAAATCCTTCTTAGATGATTCTCTTTACAGGTTGCCTCAGTGCAAGTGGCCAGATACTTAACTCAGAGACATCTTGAGCCACAAGATGAAATAGACATTTTGACCCAGAACATGCTGCTTTGTTGTCAGCGGGGGGGTCCAGCTGGGCAGACCCTAGGCTTCACAGCATTGGAGGATTATGTGGCTTCtgcctcttggccactgcccagCAGGCCTGTGGTGGACTTCATAGGAGTCCACATTTGAAGAGTGATAGGATCATCAAAAGTGTATGAattcagggattccctggtggtccagtagttaggactcagtgcGTTCACtactgtggcccaggttcagttcctggttggggaactgagatcccacaagctgtgtagtACCCAAGTGTATAAATCCAGCCTTACAAATTGTGATATTTAGACAGAGTGTTTTGTGACAGTGTAAAAACACACTTAAaatcaagacagaaaataaaaatgaaggcaGATAGGAAAGCCATTCCAGAGAGACCCACCACTCTAGGTCTAAGTGATCTGTGACTCTCCACATGGTTTATGTCAAAGACCCATCTTCCCTGTTTGCACAGGAAAATCAGATCTCTGGtggagctggggaggggtggcGGCACATGCAGAGAAGAGGGAGATTTCCCTCTTTTCCCTGATCCCCTCTTGGCAGTTTGAAGTGGGGGAGCCTTTTGTGCTTAGGGGAGCCGATAGGGGGCGCCAGGGAGCTGTGCCGTTTTCTGGCTCTGCAGCGCTCCTCAGCGACAGGAACAAGCTGTCATCTTGTGGGTGGCTGATGAAGGTTATCACCCCAAGGCACCCAAAAACCAGGCTGGCCCCCTGCTGCCTGCTCTCCATGTGGAGCTAAGGCTTGGCCTTAAGACCTTGTCTGGGAGCTGAGTCGGGCAGGGGTGCCCTGTCCCTCCCCTTCCTGACCTCAGTCCTGCTCCCCTTTCTCTGCAGGTAAATGCCCAGGCCCTTACCAGCATCTTCTGTCCACATACCAAGCCTTGGGTCAGTCTGGCTGAAGCTCTTGGGGCGCTGATGCAGGCCTGGGCTGGGTCTCCCAAAGGGACCATCCAGGTGGTGACACAGGGTGAGCTGGGGACTCTGCGGAGGGAGGGCGAAGAGGGCTGTGGACTCTGCACCACAGCGGGTGTGTCTGCTGCAGGCCACAGACCAGCGAGGGGCTCCGAGATGCCCCTGTTCTTGTGACTCCATGTCTCACATCCCATCTGAGTATGGCTCGCTTGCTACCAAGTGAGGACAGAAAGGGAGGGGCACACAAAGTCATTGGGAAGTCTGCTTAATTTTCGTAAGTCCTGTTaggcagtatttttaaaatgtgcacgTTTGGGATGCGAGAAGGACCTCTGCAGGGTTCACAGCTTCCTGTGGGAGGCGGTAGGATGGGTGGAGGGAGTCCAGGGGAAGCGACAGAACCTTTATTCCAGTTTTGACCCAGTTGCTTACCTGCCCTGGGACTTCCCCTTCTCTGAGCCATGGGTTCTTCACCCGTGAAGTGAAAGCTGAGGCGGGAGTGTCAGACAAGGCAGGTGCTGGGGGTATTTTGTGCTCTGGAACATTCTAAGGTGGGCTCTCTGGCAGGCTGATGTCCTCAGGGGCTCAACTGGGGAGTGGGTCCCCTGTACTCTGCAGAGGCCTGTCCTCCCCATTGACTGTTGGACATTTGCTCACTTGCGGAAAGGCTGGAGTGGCAGGGTGGTGGCGGGGTAGACCGCTAGCATTGCCAATACTTGGaaggggcagaggcagggaggtTGGCTCAGGTGCTTCGGTTGCCCCTTTCTGCCTCCACTTCCTGAGACCAGCAAGGGTGTAAGTGCCAAGTAGGGGTAAGGGTACAGGCAGACCCAGGTGGCCGGGccagggacagtggagctggGCTGGGTTCTGGAGAGGAGTGTCTTAGAGTGAGCGCCCCCCTGGTTTGGACCCCCAGTATGTCCCCATCCCCTGGCTGCCCCTCCATCCCCCAGAGGGTAGCAGAACTGCCCAGCAGCCTGGGCTTGGGCCCCCCCAGGGCGGTGAGGAGCCGTGTGACCCAGGGCTCAGGGCCAGCGTGCACTGCCCACTCCCGTGTTTTTCAACACACAGCGCCCTGACGGCAACTTCTCTCCGTCCCCAGGATCATCCCTGAAGAACTCCGGGAGCTGCCTGGCCCCCGCCGTCATCATCGGCTTCCTGCAGGACGCATCCCAGCAGGCGAATGTGAACCTGGTGAACGCCACGCTGCTGGTGAAAGAGACCGGCCTCGATGTgcgcaccctcccctcccctccatcccttcccctccacccctcaGCACTGCCTTTCTCCCCTGTGTTCAGAGCTCCTCTCAGCTCTGCTCACTGATGGGGACCCCCCCCAGGGTGTGAGTCCTGCTGGTGACAGTGCCTCCCTGTGGGAGACAGCCATGActccccccgccgccccgccggcCCCCGAGCATCAGCATGAGAACTGACGCCCGTGAACGGGCTGTGTGCATAACTGCTCTGTGAGCAAGAGGGCCAGCGGGACCCCCACGTCACAGTCAAGAAGGAGATCTCAGAGCCCGGCCGGGAGCTGGGAGGTGGCCCCGCATCAGCCTCTAACTCTCCATCCAGCGCTCCTTTACCACCCCACCCAGGGTCTGGGCTAGTCTGCGACCTCTGTGGCCCCTCATGGCTTCCCTTCAGTGTCTTCCTTTCTGGTTCCCTTTTAAGATCAAAGTCTGTGTTTCTCAGCCAGTGGGAGCTGGCGGAGGCAGTGGGCAGTGAGCTCCCAAGGCCCCCTTCCTCTCCTTCGCCTGCTCTCTGACAACCTAGGTTGGCCACTGTTTCTACACAGGGAGCAGgaagtcagcactggagggacCAAACTGGACCATCTCTGGTGGCTGGGCTGCCTGTCCAGCCCTTCTTCAGGGATGATCCTGGGGACAGAGAGaagtctgcctccctccctctgctttctcctcctcccaccctcccctccaagCCTTTACCTGTATCCGGTAGATCTCTTCGCCCTCCTTCAGGGAGGAAGCTCACGCTCAGGGGCGCCAGGCTTGCCCATCTGCCCTCTCCCCTGACCCTGAATTGCTAAGTGTGGCGGCCAGGCTGATGCCCTACAAATTGGCATTTAGGCCAAGGGAGGGAGTAGGCGTCACTGTGCCTCTTTGCCTCCTCTCTGCAGGTGACCACCTCCCACAACCCTGCCACACCAGGGGAGCAGGACTTCGGGGAATGCCTCCTGACCGTGGCCCTGGCAGGTGCCCCCTACCAGGCCGTGGGCTTGGTCCAGGGCGCCATGCCTATGCTGCAGGCGCTCAACGGAGCTGTCTTCAAACCAGAAGTGCCTCTCCGCCCGGGCCAGCCCCTGCTCATGTTCCGG contains:
- the PHGDH gene encoding D-3-phosphoglycerate dehydrogenase isoform X2 gives rise to the protein MAFADLRKVLISDSLDPCCRKILQDGGLQVVEKQNLSKEELIAELQDCEGLIVRSATKVTSDIINAAEKLQVVGRAGTGVDNVDLEAATRKGILVMKQIPQAAASMKNGKWERKKFMGTELNGKVLGILGLGRIGREVATRMQSFGMKTIGYDPIISPEVSASFGVQQLPLEQIWPLCDFITVHTPLLPSTTGLLNDSTFAQCKKGVCVVNCARGGIVDEGALLRALQSGQCAGAALDVFTEEPPRDRALVDHENVISCPHLGASTKEAQSRCGEEIALQFVDLMKGKSLAGVVNAQALTSIFCPHTKPWVSLAEALGALMQAWAGSPKGTIQVVTQGSSLKNSGSCLAPAVIIGFLQDASQQANVNLVNATLLVKETGLDVTTSHNPATPGEQDFGECLLTVALAGAPYQAVGLVQGAMPMLQALNGAVFKPEVPLRPGQPLLMFRAQASNPAMLPTMIGLLAEAGVQLLSYQSSAVSDAETWHVMSISSLLPSLEPWKPHVTEAFQFRF
- the PHGDH gene encoding D-3-phosphoglycerate dehydrogenase isoform X1; the encoded protein is MAFADLRKVLISDSLDPCCRKILQDGGLQVVEKQNLSKEELIAELQDCEGLIVRSATKVTSDIINAAEKLQVVGRAGTGVDNVDLEAATRKGILVMNTPNGNSLSAAELTCGMIMCLARQIPQAAASMKNGKWERKKFMGTELNGKVLGILGLGRIGREVATRMQSFGMKTIGYDPIISPEVSASFGVQQLPLEQIWPLCDFITVHTPLLPSTTGLLNDSTFAQCKKGVCVVNCARGGIVDEGALLRALQSGQCAGAALDVFTEEPPRDRALVDHENVISCPHLGASTKEAQSRCGEEIALQFVDLMKGKSLAGVVNAQALTSIFCPHTKPWVSLAEALGALMQAWAGSPKGTIQVVTQGSSLKNSGSCLAPAVIIGFLQDASQQANVNLVNATLLVKETGLDVTTSHNPATPGEQDFGECLLTVALAGAPYQAVGLVQGAMPMLQALNGAVFKPEVPLRPGQPLLMFRAQASNPAMLPTMIGLLAEAGVQLLSYQSSAVSDAETWHVMSISSLLPSLEPWKPHVTEAFQFRF